ATGGACGAGTACGAATGCCGCTTCGAGGAACTCCCCGATGGCGAACTTTTGGCGATGGACGGATCTGTCCTGATCGAAGATGAACTCCCCGAAGATTTTTTTGCGGAGCTCATGGAACGTTTCGAACATGTCTACGGGGCCTTCAAATGGTCTTCCCTCGATGTGGGAGTCGGTTGCGGCACAAGCGACGGCTGGGGCGAGTTTATCCCGGACTATGCCGATGACTATTCCGACGAAGCGAACGAAATTTCCGAAGCCGTCATCGGTTTCTAAAAAATACTCGTGTAAAAAATTCTATCTTTGGCCACCCTATGGTCGATGCAATACTGAATAGGTTCTATAGGCCGTCTCGATTCAAGAAAAACGGCGATGTGAAGGATGTGCTGGTTGTTGCGCTACCGATGCTTCTGTCAATGTCGTTCGATACATTGATGACCTTTATCGATCGCTTGTTTCTTTCGAAGCTTGGTCCTGCCGAAATGAATGCGGCCCTCGGCGCGGGGGCGGTACAGCTGGCCCTCACGATGTTCTTTACGGGGATGATCAGTTACACGACCGCCATGGTGGCGCAACGGCTGGGGGGCAAACGGCGATGGGACTGCGCCCGAGCGTTTATGCAGGCGCTCTATGTTTCGCTGATGTGCGTGCCGCTCCTGTATTTGACGATTCCCCTAGGACACGTTGTTTTTGGTATGGAACATTTGCCGGCAGACCAGCTGCAGTATCAGAAAACCTATTTCAACATCTTGATGTTTGGTGGCGTCATCAACTTGGTGCGCAATGTGGCGCCTTGTTTCTTTAGCGGTATCGGTGAAACGAAAATCGTGATGAAGGCAGCCTTCGTGGGCATGCTCGTGAATGTAGCCTGCAATTTCGTGCTGATTTACGGTATGGGGCCAATTCCTGCTCTGGGCGTGGCGGGCGCTGCTTACGGGACACTTATCGGGAATTTAGTTTCGACCGTCATCCTGTTCGCTAAATTTTTCGGCAAGAGCTGTCATCGTCGTTTCCGCACGCGCTACGCATTTGCTTTCAGCTGGCCCTTGACGCAGGAACTTTTGAAAAAGGGAATTCCGTCGGGAGTCGAAATGTTCCTGAACATGTCGGCGTTCCAGCTGCTAATCCTGATGTTCCATGCGCTCGGTCCTGAGTCGGCGACAGCATCTTCGGTGATGTTCAACTGGGACATGGTGGCCTATGTTCCCCTGATGGGGCTTGAAGTTGCTTCTACAAGCCTTGTGGGGCGTTATGTGGGCGCGAAGGACGGGGCGGCAGCCTCCCGTTCCACTTATTCGGGTCTCAAGCTCGGCTGGGGCTATTCCTTGCTGATGGGCATTTTCTTTATATTCCTGCCGGGCATACTTACGGATATTTTCAAGCCCGATGTGACCGAGGCGTCAGCCGAAGCCATTGCAATCTTCGAATCGGCGCGTCCCATGAGTATCTTTATGTTGCGGATAGCGACCCTCTACATATTCGTAGAAGTCCTGCTGGTCATTTATGCGGGAGCTCTCCGCGGGGCGGGCGATACGCTATGGGTCATGTTTGCCTGTGCCATTATGAACTGGTGCGTGGCGGGTTCGTTGTACCTGGTAGCCTATGTGTTCGGTCTGCCTGCGCATCTCGCCTGGATTGCGGTCGTTGCGGTTTACAGCACGGCTCCGGTTCTTTTCTGGCTTCGCTGGAAAAACGGCAAGTGGCGCCGCCATATCCTGGATGTCTAGCCGTTAATGACTTCGACGGTTAACTTGTTGAAACCGATTTTGCCACCATCCCTTATTTCAAGAGCTGCGCGGAAGGTGGTGTCGTTTTTCTTGAACGGCTCCAGTACGGGGGTGCACTTGTTCTTGAGCAACCCTTCGACTTCTTCATCGCTGAATTTGCGCTGGTAGAATATCTGCGGAATACCGTAGCCGCATTGCGGGTTCATGCAGACGAAGGCGGCGTGCGTTTCGTTGCCTTGCGAAGTCGTTCCGCTGCGGAACCGTAGCTGGTCTCCACAGACGGGGCAGGGGAGGTTCCGGTGCAGGAATTCGAAGATGGCGCGGCCCCTGTCGGCGCCTTCGCCCCACTTGAGGCGCGCGGTAAATACGGCGCCTTTCTTGCTCTTGAAATCCTGGATGAGAGGCGTTGCCCCGTTGGTGAAAAGTTCGCTTATTTCTGCGGCGGTCAACGTGTGTCCTGCGACTGTCTTGAACAGCGTGAAGTTGCAATCTCCCGCACCGTCATTTGTCGTTGCGGTCGTTCCCTCATTTGTTGTCCCGGTCGCATCCTCGTTGGTCGTCCCGGCCGTCCCCTCGTTTGTCATCCCGGCCGTTCCCTCATTTGTCATCCCGGCCGTAGTGCCGGGATCCTTAGTCGCAGTACAGAATATCGCGTTCTTGTTTTCTTCGAGAACGGCTCCGCAGAGCGGGCACCTGTATTCGGTTTTCTGTCCGTGGAACTTGCCGTCGCTTTCGAATTCGAATTGGATGTTGAAATCCTTGTCGACGGTGAGTTTTGCCGCGAATTCGGTTCCTTTCTTGCTCTTGAATCCGACGAGGGGGCCGACTGCTTTGTTTGTGAGCAGTTCCTTCATCTCGTGGTGGCTGAGCATGCGGCCCGCTACGGTGTGCCCGATCTTGAAGGTGCAGGCTTCGTTCTTGCAGGTATAACCCCAGGGGGCGATTTCCAGGGGCTGTCCGCACTTAGGGCAGCCAATGGCGTCGGTCACGGTTTCGCGTTCGAACTGGCAGCCGTATCGTGCGTGTAAATCGGCGAACAGCTGCTTCACGTATTCCACGATGCCGTAGCGGAATTCCACCGGCGAAAGTTTGCCTTTTTCGACTTGCGAAAGCTGGTATTCCCATTCGCCCGTCATCTCGGGCGATTTTACCTTTTCGTCCATCAGCTCAATGACTTCGCGACCGCGGGCGGTGCTCACCAGGTAGTTCTTTTGCGCCTTGATAAATCCGCGTTTCTTGAGTGTCTCGATGATGCCCGCCTGTGTTGCCGGCGTTCCGAGCCCGCGGTCCTTCATGGCTTCGGCGAGTTCTTCGTTCTCAATCTGCTTTCCCGCGGTCTTCATCGCGGCAAGGAGCGTGGCTTCGGTGTAGTACTTGGGCTTGCTCTTCTTTTTCTTTTGCAGTTCGATGCTGTCGAACGGGGTGTGGTCGCCGACATTCCATTCGGGGAAACTTTCGACCTGGTTCGTGATTTCGTCGCTGTCGCCCTTGCCTTCGGCAGCGGCGTCCTTATTGTCGGTCGGTGAGCCTGTCGAACCGTTCTTTTTCTTGCCTTTCGTCTCTTCTTTCGTCAGCGCGCGGAAACCCAAGTCTTCGTTGCGCTTGAGCTTTAATCTGAATAAATCTTTCGTCTCTCGTCTTTCGTCTCTTGTCTGTAAAATCACCTCCATTTCGTTCCAGACATACGGTTTCAGCCAAGCCTGTACAAAGCGTTCCTTCGCGAGTTCGTAGATTTTCTGTTCCATTTCAGGGAGTCCGTTTGGAACTTCTCCTGTTGGGATAATCGCGTAGTGGTCCGTGACTTTGCTCGAATTGATAAAGACGAAATTTTCTTCGGCGCTCCGCATCACGCCTTTCTGCTCGGGGCTCGCAAGCCTTTGTGCAAGTGCGTAGGCTTCCTGTTTCATATTGTCGGGCAGGTACTGCGAGTCAGTACGCGGGTAGGTCAAAAGTTTTTTTTCGTATAAATTCTGTGCGCAGTCAAGCACCTGCTGGGCGCTGTATTTGAACCGTTTGTTGCCTTCTTTCTGCAACTCCGTGAGGTCGAAAGGCTTCTGTGGAAACTGCTTCTTTTGCTGCGTATCGATTTTTGCAATCGCAATATCGGCAGGAGGACTGCACCGTGTCACCACGGCGTTCGCACCGGCCTCTTTCTCGAAAACAGCAACTTTATCTTCTGCGAGGTACTGTGCCTGGAATCCTTTCCAGGTTCCGACGACACTATAGTAATACAGTTCCTTGAACTGTTCCACGATGGCGTCGCGTTCCACGACCAGGTTCAGGGTCGGCGTCTGCACGCGTCCCACCGAAATCATTTTCCCGCGACCGGCCGTCAAGGTGTAGGCTCGCGTGGCGTTCAGCCCGACCATCCAGTCGGCTCGTTGTCTCAGACGGGCTGCGTAGCTCAGGTTCACGCGCTGCGTGGCATCTTCCAGATTTTTCCAGGCCTTGTCGAGGTCCTTTGCCACGTAGCTGTTGACCCAGAGTCGCTTGATGGTCTTCTGCTTGAAGGTGGGGGTGTAGTCGAGGATCAGGTCGAAAATCAGGTTTCCTTCGCGTCCGGCATCCGCGCCGTTCACGAGAACGTCCGCCTGCTCCATCATCTGTCGCACCACGTTGAGTTGTTTCTTGGTGCTTTCGATTTCCATTAGTCGGAATTTTTCGGGGAGCAGGGGCAGGTTCGAAAGTCGCCATCCTCCTTCAAAGCCGGGGTAGGCGTCCAGCGGGGCAAGTGTAATCAGGTGGCCCACGCACCAGGTAATGCAATGGTTCTTACCAATCAGGCAACCGTCGCCCTGGGTGAATTTTTCACCTTCCAGGCGTTCGAGCATGGGGCGATAGTGCTGGTTTGCGACGGAGGGCTTTTCGGCGACAAGCAGAATCACGGGGCGTCATCCTGTTTGGGGGCCGAAGAGTCCCCGAGGTCGATTTGTAACAGATTCCCTTCCCAGGCGGCCTTGGCGTTTCGCAACTTGGCGAGTGAGTCGTCGTCGGCTCCGCTGGTGTCGCGGAGTTCCATCAGGTCCCGGTAGCCTTGGGCGAGTTCGTGTGCCTTGGGGTAGTCCGTCTCGAGTTCGTCAAGCTCCTTAAGGATTGCCTCGTCCGAATAGAGTCTCGCGATTCCTTCCAGGGTCCTCAGGATAAAATCTTCATGGCGTCCTTCTTGACGGGCCGATTGAGCTTCTTCGAATTCCAATGGACGGATACGATCCATCCAGGCTGCTTCGGCGCCAAAAAGTTCGTTGTCCTCGGCCAGGGCGTCCTTTTTTCTAGTAAGTTCCAGTTGCTTTTGCATAAAGGGGCGGTAGGACTCGGTATCTAGGTCCGTCCCCATTTTGGTGCAAAAATTTTTCAGATTCTGTAAGTTCCCGTTGGTCGGGTTGTTCAGAAGGCATTCCTTGAGCACGGCGAGCTGGTCTTTGGGGGCTAGTCGCTTGAATCCTTCGCCCTTCATGTTGGCGTCCTTGATTTTTAACCAAAAAATGCGTAAAAGGATGGCGACGATTGCGATTGTAAATAGGGTAGAAATTGACATCTTGTCCTACTATTTAGAATATTTGGGGCGAAAAAAACAAAAATTGAGCCAAAAACGCCCGGTGTCTGTTCAAAATGGCGTAAAAGCAGTCTCCATAATTCGCCAAAGGGCCTGTTTTTCCTTTTTTTTTCATAAATGGCGTTTTAAATCGGGTAGAAAAAGGTGTATATTTAGGGGTGAATGTTTTTAACCCATCTTTAAGGTGTGGAGATATTATGAAGCTGTTTGGTAAAAAAGGTAAGAATGTTCTCGGTGCTGTAATCGGTTGTGCATCGATGCTCTATGCTGTAGACGACATTCGTCAGTTGGATATCGTGGTCCGCGATTTCCAGCCGAATCACCCGGACTTTGAAAACTTCTCGGAAGAAGCTGTCGCCCATGACAACCAGATATTCAACTATTCCGCTAACGGTGCGTTGATGAATGTCTACGGCTACGATGCCACGTGGCTCGGCAAAAGGGCTTGC
This genomic stretch from Fibrobacter sp. UWH4 harbors:
- a CDS encoding MATE family efflux transporter, giving the protein MVDAILNRFYRPSRFKKNGDVKDVLVVALPMLLSMSFDTLMTFIDRLFLSKLGPAEMNAALGAGAVQLALTMFFTGMISYTTAMVAQRLGGKRRWDCARAFMQALYVSLMCVPLLYLTIPLGHVVFGMEHLPADQLQYQKTYFNILMFGGVINLVRNVAPCFFSGIGETKIVMKAAFVGMLVNVACNFVLIYGMGPIPALGVAGAAYGTLIGNLVSTVILFAKFFGKSCHRRFRTRYAFAFSWPLTQELLKKGIPSGVEMFLNMSAFQLLILMFHALGPESATASSVMFNWDMVAYVPLMGLEVASTSLVGRYVGAKDGAAASRSTYSGLKLGWGYSLLMGIFFIFLPGILTDIFKPDVTEASAEAIAIFESARPMSIFMLRIATLYIFVEVLLVIYAGALRGAGDTLWVMFACAIMNWCVAGSLYLVAYVFGLPAHLAWIAVVAVYSTAPVLFWLRWKNGKWRRHILDV
- a CDS encoding type IA DNA topoisomerase, coding for MILLVAEKPSVANQHYRPMLERLEGEKFTQGDGCLIGKNHCITWCVGHLITLAPLDAYPGFEGGWRLSNLPLLPEKFRLMEIESTKKQLNVVRQMMEQADVLVNGADAGREGNLIFDLILDYTPTFKQKTIKRLWVNSYVAKDLDKAWKNLEDATQRVNLSYAARLRQRADWMVGLNATRAYTLTAGRGKMISVGRVQTPTLNLVVERDAIVEQFKELYYYSVVGTWKGFQAQYLAEDKVAVFEKEAGANAVVTRCSPPADIAIAKIDTQQKKQFPQKPFDLTELQKEGNKRFKYSAQQVLDCAQNLYEKKLLTYPRTDSQYLPDNMKQEAYALAQRLASPEQKGVMRSAEENFVFINSSKVTDHYAIIPTGEVPNGLPEMEQKIYELAKERFVQAWLKPYVWNEMEVILQTRDERRETKDLFRLKLKRNEDLGFRALTKEETKGKKKNGSTGSPTDNKDAAAEGKGDSDEITNQVESFPEWNVGDHTPFDSIELQKKKKSKPKYYTEATLLAAMKTAGKQIENEELAEAMKDRGLGTPATQAGIIETLKKRGFIKAQKNYLVSTARGREVIELMDEKVKSPEMTGEWEYQLSQVEKGKLSPVEFRYGIVEYVKQLFADLHARYGCQFERETVTDAIGCPKCGQPLEIAPWGYTCKNEACTFKIGHTVAGRMLSHHEMKELLTNKAVGPLVGFKSKKGTEFAAKLTVDKDFNIQFEFESDGKFHGQKTEYRCPLCGAVLEENKNAIFCTATKDPGTTAGMTNEGTAGMTNEGTAGTTNEDATGTTNEGTTATTNDGAGDCNFTLFKTVAGHTLTAAEISELFTNGATPLIQDFKSKKGAVFTARLKWGEGADRGRAIFEFLHRNLPCPVCGDQLRFRSGTTSQGNETHAAFVCMNPQCGYGIPQIFYQRKFSDEEVEGLLKNKCTPVLEPFKKNDTTFRAALEIRDGGKIGFNKLTVEVING